A section of the Virgibacillus sp. NKC19-3 genome encodes:
- the mraY gene encoding phospho-N-acetylmuramoyl-pentapeptide-transferase yields MTIAIAFLITVLLSPIFIPFLRRLKFGQSIREEGPQSHLKKTGTPTMGGLIIVVGIIITSIIMVSKAGEDGIGYQLWLLLLVLVGYGTLGFLDDFIKVVMKRNLGLTSKQKLVGQVVIALVFYFILRSQDFPTYIQVPGTEFRWELGWGYALLIIVMLVGSSNAVNLTDGLDGLLAGTAAIAFGAFGILAWYGLASSEVTIFALAAVGALLGFLVFNAHPAKVFMGDTGSLALGGSIAAIAILTKLEIILVIVGGVFVMETLSVIIQVISFKTTGKRVFKMSPLHHHYELMGWSEWRVVTTFWLIGLVFAALGIYIEVGLG; encoded by the coding sequence ATGACAATCGCTATAGCATTTTTGATTACCGTCCTTTTGTCTCCAATATTCATCCCATTTTTAAGACGTTTAAAGTTTGGACAAAGCATTAGGGAAGAAGGACCGCAATCCCATTTGAAAAAAACCGGTACTCCTACCATGGGTGGACTCATCATTGTTGTTGGCATAATTATTACATCAATTATCATGGTGAGCAAAGCAGGCGAAGATGGGATTGGTTATCAGCTTTGGTTATTATTATTAGTTTTAGTTGGATATGGAACATTAGGGTTTCTTGATGATTTTATTAAAGTAGTAATGAAACGGAATTTAGGATTAACATCGAAGCAGAAATTGGTTGGACAGGTTGTTATTGCACTTGTATTTTATTTTATTTTACGTAGTCAGGATTTCCCTACTTATATTCAAGTGCCTGGAACGGAATTTCGGTGGGAGCTCGGATGGGGGTATGCACTACTCATTATTGTAATGTTGGTTGGCTCATCCAATGCAGTTAATTTAACGGATGGGCTTGATGGGTTATTAGCCGGAACTGCTGCTATTGCTTTTGGAGCTTTCGGCATTTTAGCTTGGTATGGTCTCGCGTCGTCTGAAGTAACTATTTTTGCTTTAGCTGCTGTTGGTGCATTACTTGGATTTCTCGTATTTAATGCACATCCTGCAAAAGTGTTTATGGGGGATACCGGTTCGCTTGCGTTAGGTGGATCTATAGCTGCAATAGCTATTTTAACAAAACTGGAAATTATTTTAGTGATTGTTGGTGGAGTTTTCGTCATGGAAACACTTTCTGTTATTATTCAGGTTATTTCTTTTAAAACAACAGGCAAAAGAGTGTTTAAAATGAGCCCCTTGCATCATCATTATGAATTAATGGGCTGGTCTGAATGGCGGGTAGTAACAACATTCTGGTTAATCGGACTCGTTTTTGCCGCTCTTGGCATCTATATTGAGGTGGGCTTAGGTTGA
- the ftsA gene encoding cell division protein FtsA: protein MNNSDVLVSLDIGTTKIKVIIGEVLNDSLNIIGVGTAKSNGMKKGAIVDIDQTVHSIRNAVEQAERMVGMQIDRVVVGINGSHIQLQSCHGVVAVQSENREIDDEDITRVIDGAQVVSIPPEREIIDVIPKQFIVDGLDEINDPRGMIGVRLEMEGTIITCSKTVLHNTLKCVERANLQVSDICLQPLAAGTIALSDDEKNMGVALIDVGGGCSTVSVFGNDHLASTSVVNLGGDNITKDLSIGLRTSTEEAEDIKLNYGHAFYDTAREDETFEASIIGSNTRETYNQLQISDMIEARMEEIYAFAEREIRKMGYQELPGGYVLTGGTMAMPGVSELAQDLFQSNVRIAIPDYIGVREPQFTAGVGILQFAYRNAKIQGKELFPSVIENTNEQRPQRTKKQPKSNEPKEKKKKESGIANLFKYFFD from the coding sequence TTGAATAACAGTGACGTACTAGTTAGTCTTGATATAGGGACAACAAAAATCAAAGTAATTATTGGAGAAGTTTTAAATGATTCACTGAATATTATTGGTGTTGGTACTGCCAAGTCCAATGGTATGAAAAAAGGTGCTATTGTTGATATTGACCAAACAGTACACTCGATCAGAAATGCAGTAGAGCAGGCGGAACGAATGGTAGGAATGCAGATTGACCGTGTCGTGGTAGGTATTAATGGAAGCCATATTCAATTGCAATCCTGTCATGGGGTGGTAGCTGTTCAAAGTGAAAATCGAGAAATTGATGATGAAGATATCACAAGGGTAATAGATGGAGCACAAGTTGTGTCCATACCACCGGAAAGGGAAATTATTGATGTCATACCTAAACAATTTATCGTTGATGGATTGGATGAAATCAATGATCCAAGAGGCATGATCGGCGTTCGTTTAGAAATGGAAGGCACGATCATTACCTGTTCTAAAACAGTTTTACATAATACATTAAAATGTGTTGAACGTGCGAATTTACAAGTGTCTGACATTTGCTTGCAGCCCCTTGCAGCAGGAACAATTGCTTTGTCTGACGACGAGAAGAATATGGGTGTGGCATTAATCGATGTTGGTGGAGGATGTTCTACTGTTTCTGTCTTTGGAAATGATCATTTAGCGTCTACAAGTGTTGTTAATTTAGGTGGGGATAATATAACGAAAGATTTATCTATTGGCCTGCGAACATCTACGGAAGAAGCTGAGGACATAAAACTCAACTATGGACATGCATTTTATGATACGGCCAGGGAAGATGAAACATTTGAAGCATCTATTATTGGAAGTAATACGAGAGAAACCTATAATCAACTGCAAATATCTGATATGATTGAAGCAAGAATGGAAGAAATCTATGCTTTTGCAGAAAGAGAAATACGGAAAATGGGCTACCAGGAATTACCTGGTGGATATGTGCTAACAGGTGGTACAATGGCAATGCCTGGTGTTTCCGAGCTTGCTCAGGATTTATTTCAATCAAATGTACGTATTGCGATCCCAGATTATATTGGTGTAAGAGAACCTCAGTTTACAGCTGGGGTAGGGATATTGCAATTTGCTTATCGTAATGCGAAAATACAAGGTAAAGAATTATTCCCTTCTGTTATTGAAAATACCAATGAACAGAGACCGCAACGAACCAAAAAACAACCAAAATCGAATGAACCAAAGGAAAAAAAGAAAAAGGAATCCGGAATTGCTAATTTGTTTAAATATTTTTTTGACTAA
- a CDS encoding UDP-N-acetylmuramoyl-L-alanyl-D-glutamate--2,6-diaminopimelate ligase: MKLTNILSGIPFYETASSLEDIDIQNIEIDSRNVKSGSLFVCIDGFTVDGHNYVHQAIANGAAAILTQKTVTSSVPVVTVSDTSRALAMIAVNFYNNPTNKIPLIGVTGTNGKTTVSYLLETIFKQNKKKTGVIGTIRMQIGENTYPINNTTPNSLWLQKSFQQMLDQNVEQAIMEVSSHALDIGRVYGCDYDVAVFTNLSQDHLDYHKNIDDYLRAKSLLFAQLGNTYKEGDPKFAVINEDEPSSTYIKKSTAQHVITYGCQNKAQVMAEDIKLDAKGTFFRLKTPVGTVSITSRLIGMFNVYNMLAASTAAMAWDVPLHVIKHALERIPGVDGRFEAVTSDQSYAVIVDYAHTPDSLENVLQTVKGFARKQVHVVVGCGGNRDRTKRPLMAGIALKYADHVIFTSDNPRSEDPQAILDDMTAGLERSREQYEVIVDREKAICQAIEHAQAEDVVLIAGKGHETYQQIGHVKYDFDDRKIARKAIQAKEK; encoded by the coding sequence ATGAAATTAACAAATATTCTTTCAGGCATACCGTTCTATGAAACTGCATCATCTTTAGAAGACATTGATATCCAGAATATAGAAATTGATTCACGAAATGTTAAATCGGGAAGTCTATTTGTATGTATAGATGGCTTCACGGTGGATGGTCATAATTATGTACATCAAGCCATTGCCAACGGTGCAGCTGCAATTCTTACTCAAAAAACGGTGACATCTTCTGTGCCTGTTGTTACTGTCTCCGATACTTCCAGAGCCCTAGCGATGATAGCAGTTAATTTTTATAACAATCCGACAAATAAAATTCCGCTTATAGGAGTTACTGGTACAAATGGGAAAACGACTGTAAGCTATTTATTGGAGACGATTTTTAAGCAAAATAAGAAAAAGACAGGGGTCATTGGCACTATAAGAATGCAAATAGGGGAAAATACGTATCCGATTAACAATACAACACCAAATTCATTATGGCTACAAAAGTCCTTTCAACAGATGCTTGATCAGAATGTAGAGCAAGCGATTATGGAGGTTTCCTCTCATGCGCTCGATATTGGCAGGGTTTATGGTTGTGATTATGACGTTGCTGTTTTTACGAATCTTTCCCAGGACCACTTGGACTATCATAAAAATATAGATGATTATTTACGTGCAAAAAGTCTTTTGTTTGCTCAATTAGGGAATACCTATAAAGAAGGTGATCCGAAATTTGCTGTTATTAATGAGGATGAACCTTCAAGCACATATATTAAAAAAAGTACAGCACAGCATGTTATAACGTATGGTTGTCAGAATAAGGCTCAGGTAATGGCTGAAGATATCAAACTGGATGCTAAAGGAACGTTTTTCAGGCTAAAGACACCCGTAGGAACCGTTTCGATCACGAGTAGGCTGATCGGAATGTTTAACGTTTATAATATGTTAGCGGCAAGTACTGCTGCAATGGCCTGGGATGTACCATTACATGTCATTAAACATGCACTTGAGCGTATACCTGGCGTAGACGGACGATTTGAGGCGGTTACCAGTGATCAATCATATGCCGTCATCGTGGATTATGCGCATACGCCTGATTCACTGGAAAATGTGTTACAAACAGTGAAAGGATTCGCCCGAAAACAAGTACATGTCGTGGTTGGGTGTGGAGGCAATCGCGATCGGACAAAACGACCACTTATGGCAGGTATTGCATTAAAATACGCGGATCATGTAATATTTACATCAGATAATCCACGTTCAGAAGACCCGCAGGCCATTTTAGATGATATGACTGCCGGTTTAGAGAGAAGTAGAGAACAATATGAAGTGATTGTGGATCGGGAAAAGGCGATTTGTCAGGCGATAGAACATGCTCAGGCTGAAGATGTTGTATTAATCGCTGGTAAAGGCCATGAAACCTATCAGCAGATTGGGCATGTGAAATATGACTTTGATGATCGAAAAATTGCGCGCAAAGCAATCCAAGCTAAGGAGAAATAG
- the spoVE gene encoding stage V sporulation protein E, with translation MFQRLVKDQKKPDYILLAVVFILLIAGIIMVYSASYVWSEYKFADSLYYVKRQLLFAGAGVIAMFFFMLIPYNTWKKYAKVMLIGCFILLFLVLVPGIGMVRGGAQSWIGVGAFSIQPSEFMKLGLIFFLAAYLATGQKYITSFKKGFFPSIILVFTAFGLIMLQPDLGTGMVLVLTCMLMIFVAGARLSHFLGLAAIGLAGFVFLIISAPYRISRITAYLNPWEDPLGDGFQIIQSLYSIGPGGLMGVGLGESLQKYFYLPEPQTDFIFAILGEELGFIGGTIVIGLFLLLLWRGVKISLDAPDLFGRFLALGIVSMLIIQVMINISVVIGLIPVTGITLPFLSYGGSSLTLTLCSVGVLLNISYYSKI, from the coding sequence TTGTTTCAACGGTTAGTTAAAGACCAAAAAAAACCTGATTATATATTATTAGCCGTCGTTTTTATTTTATTAATTGCAGGTATTATTATGGTTTATAGTGCTTCCTACGTTTGGTCGGAATATAAATTTGCAGATTCATTGTATTATGTAAAAAGACAACTACTTTTTGCAGGTGCGGGTGTGATTGCAATGTTTTTTTTCATGCTCATTCCATATAACACATGGAAAAAATATGCTAAAGTTATGTTAATAGGTTGTTTTATATTATTATTTCTTGTGTTGGTACCAGGGATCGGCATGGTTCGTGGAGGAGCACAGAGCTGGATAGGTGTTGGTGCATTTAGCATTCAGCCTTCCGAATTTATGAAACTGGGATTAATTTTCTTTTTAGCGGCATATCTAGCTACAGGCCAAAAATATATCACATCATTTAAAAAAGGATTTTTTCCTTCTATTATACTTGTATTTACTGCATTTGGATTAATTATGCTGCAACCTGATTTAGGGACAGGGATGGTACTTGTACTTACATGTATGCTTATGATTTTTGTCGCTGGGGCAAGACTATCCCATTTTCTCGGACTAGCTGCTATAGGACTTGCCGGATTTGTATTTCTTATTATTTCGGCACCTTACCGGATCAGTCGAATTACAGCTTATCTAAATCCATGGGAAGACCCTTTGGGAGATGGATTTCAGATTATTCAATCCCTTTATTCTATCGGACCAGGTGGGTTAATGGGAGTCGGTTTAGGAGAAAGCTTGCAGAAATATTTCTATTTGCCCGAACCACAGACCGATTTTATATTTGCCATATTGGGGGAGGAACTTGGTTTTATTGGCGGAACGATTGTCATTGGGCTATTTCTTTTGTTGTTATGGCGTGGTGTTAAAATTTCACTCGATGCACCTGACTTATTTGGGCGCTTCCTTGCACTGGGTATTGTATCCATGTTAATTATTCAGGTCATGATAAATATTAGTGTTGTTATTGGATTGATTCCAGTAACTGGGATTACATTACCATTTTTAAGTTATGGCGGTTCCTCTTTAACCTTAACATTATGTTCGGTAGGTGTTCTACTGAATATTAGCTACTATTCAAAAATTTAA
- a CDS encoding UDP-N-acetylmuramoyl-tripeptide--D-alanyl-D-alanine ligase — MLFTTEWLSHFFTDFSGKGEPIAIEEVFTDSRTKVTNALFVPIVGENFDGHDYVKQAFENGAAAVLWSRQKSLPTFLQQDFPVFFVDNTVEALQQLAAHYRNEIAPTVIGITGSNGKTTTKDLVAAMLKTAYRTHYTDGNYNNHIGLPLTILSMPRDTDMLVLEMGMSDFGEIDLLSRIARPDHVIITNIGESHIEYLGSREGIAKAKLEITNGMKENGLIIVDGDEALLNQVHVQNCITCGFQPGNDITINNVDVMPRQTKFQLGDGVSYTIPLLGRHHALNATFAIAIGERLGIDIEKRRQALCSLELTGMRFEMIKGINDVSIINDAYNASPTSMKAAIEVVKQMDNFTERVLILGDILELGEYSPVMHQSIATVIEDPITAVFTYGNESKYISTAVKENNNAVYCMHFTEKEDLIHALQPYLQDSALLLFKASRGLQFESFINEITHS, encoded by the coding sequence ATGTTATTTACTACGGAATGGTTATCCCATTTTTTCACTGACTTTAGTGGAAAGGGTGAGCCTATTGCAATTGAAGAAGTATTTACTGATAGTCGTACAAAAGTGACGAACGCTTTGTTCGTTCCGATAGTCGGAGAAAATTTTGATGGGCATGACTACGTTAAGCAGGCTTTTGAAAATGGTGCCGCAGCTGTTTTATGGAGTCGGCAAAAAAGCCTGCCGACATTTTTGCAGCAAGATTTTCCAGTATTTTTTGTAGATAATACGGTAGAAGCACTACAGCAGTTAGCTGCTCATTACAGAAATGAAATTGCCCCGACTGTCATTGGAATCACCGGATCAAACGGAAAAACAACGACCAAAGATCTTGTGGCAGCTATGCTAAAGACAGCGTATCGAACGCATTATACAGATGGGAATTATAATAACCATATCGGGTTACCATTAACCATTCTATCCATGCCAAGAGATACTGACATGCTGGTGCTTGAAATGGGAATGAGTGACTTTGGAGAAATTGATTTATTATCCAGGATTGCCCGGCCGGATCACGTCATTATTACCAATATTGGTGAATCGCATATTGAATATCTAGGCTCTCGCGAAGGAATAGCAAAAGCTAAGCTGGAAATAACAAATGGCATGAAGGAAAATGGACTGATTATCGTTGATGGTGATGAGGCGTTATTAAATCAGGTCCATGTACAAAATTGCATCACCTGCGGTTTTCAACCTGGGAATGATATCACGATTAACAATGTAGATGTTATGCCTCGTCAAACAAAGTTTCAATTAGGAGATGGTGTTAGTTACACGATTCCGCTATTGGGAAGACATCATGCGTTAAATGCGACTTTTGCGATTGCGATTGGAGAGCGGCTGGGAATTGATATAGAAAAAAGAAGACAGGCGTTGTGTTCTTTAGAGCTAACAGGAATGCGCTTTGAAATGATAAAAGGAATAAATGATGTATCTATTATTAATGATGCATATAATGCTTCACCTACTTCCATGAAAGCAGCGATTGAAGTAGTGAAACAAATGGATAATTTTACGGAAAGGGTACTGATTCTTGGTGATATCCTGGAACTAGGTGAATATTCTCCAGTTATGCACCAATCTATTGCAACTGTAATTGAGGATCCAATTACAGCGGTATTCACATATGGCAATGAATCTAAATATATATCAACCGCGGTTAAAGAAAATAACAATGCCGTTTATTGCATGCATTTTACAGAAAAGGAAGATCTCATACATGCACTGCAACCCTATTTGCAAGACAGCGCATTACTTTTATTCAAAGCTTCAAGAGGTTTACAATTTGAATCGTTTATTAATGAAATAACTCATTCATAA
- a CDS encoding cell division protein FtsQ/DivIB, with amino-acid sequence MNKKKVVSIEDRIPKLKQARKKKANRRLIFYLSIFFILISIIVYLQSPLSHIKTIHVTGNSFLEDEEIMEQSGLTTNTNIWTINKSEITATLTDNPVIESAEVKRNLPWTVDIQLKEYERVGYVKEENNYYPILGNGTTLQEIEQDNINGDAPLIVDFTEEEYLHRMTGELQELPDTILNLISEIHWKPTDDNQNEILLYMNDGFLVSGTIRDFADKMQVYPSIVSQLDPESEGIIHIGVGAYFESFDDEDE; translated from the coding sequence ATGAACAAAAAGAAAGTTGTTTCAATTGAAGATCGTATTCCAAAATTAAAACAAGCACGCAAAAAAAAGGCAAATCGACGTTTAATATTCTATTTATCTATTTTTTTCATTTTAATTTCCATTATTGTCTATCTGCAATCACCTTTGAGCCATATTAAAACAATCCATGTAACAGGAAATTCGTTTTTGGAAGATGAAGAAATTATGGAACAAAGTGGGTTAACAACAAATACGAACATTTGGACCATTAACAAATCAGAAATAACAGCAACATTAACGGATAATCCGGTCATTGAATCTGCTGAGGTGAAAAGAAACCTCCCATGGACAGTAGATATTCAATTGAAGGAATACGAGAGAGTAGGATATGTGAAAGAGGAAAACAATTACTATCCGATTTTAGGAAATGGAACAACGCTACAAGAGATAGAACAAGATAATATCAATGGTGATGCTCCTCTGATTGTAGACTTTACGGAAGAAGAATATTTACATAGGATGACAGGGGAACTCCAGGAATTGCCTGATACTATCTTAAATTTAATTTCGGAAATACATTGGAAACCAACAGATGATAATCAGAATGAAATACTGCTTTATATGAATGATGGATTCCTGGTGAGTGGGACAATCAGAGATTTTGCTGATAAAATGCAGGTTTATCCTTCTATTGTTTCTCAGTTGGACCCGGAAAGTGAAGGGATTATTCATATTGGTGTTGGTGCTTATTTTGAATCATTTGATGATGAAGATGAATAG
- the murD gene encoding UDP-N-acetylmuramoyl-L-alanine--D-glutamate ligase, giving the protein MKKLTDFNYTHVLVLGLAKSGTAATKLLLANNKNVRVNDMKTSEDDAIVQELVSIGAEVVVGSHPLAVLADIEVIVKNPGISYENPIVLEAQNRNIPIITEIELAGRLVEESIIGITGSNGKTTTTTLTEKMLAASNQPVKVAGNIGTVATDVAGSLAKEEKLVLELSSFQLLGIEKFKPKIAVLLNIYEAHIDYHKTFDNYRNAKYALFKNQTSEDYLVYNADDSNVMDGVKYAKSKKVPFSVNRKCEDGAWIDDENIYFKDEKIMNRKSVVLVGTHNLENILAAVAAAKLSGASNKGIQEVLATFSGVKHRLQFVDKLNGRFFYNDSKATNILATQKALSSFHQPIILLAGGLDRGNEFTDLIPFLKNVKGLITFGETADKWKSLAEGIGIPVIKNASDVTSATLKAYQFSEEGDVILLSPACASWDQYRTFEERGDMFIQAVHTLM; this is encoded by the coding sequence TTGAAAAAATTAACAGATTTCAATTATACACATGTGTTAGTTCTGGGATTGGCGAAGAGTGGAACAGCAGCAACTAAACTGCTCTTGGCTAATAATAAAAACGTACGGGTAAATGACATGAAGACTAGTGAGGACGATGCTATTGTGCAAGAGCTGGTATCTATCGGAGCAGAAGTGGTTGTTGGCTCCCACCCGCTTGCCGTTCTGGCTGATATTGAAGTAATTGTTAAAAATCCCGGGATATCCTATGAAAATCCGATTGTCTTAGAAGCGCAAAATAGAAATATACCGATTATTACCGAGATTGAGCTTGCCGGAAGATTAGTGGAGGAATCCATTATTGGAATTACCGGATCCAACGGTAAAACGACAACGACAACACTTACCGAAAAAATGTTAGCTGCCAGTAATCAGCCGGTAAAAGTGGCCGGTAATATTGGTACAGTTGCTACGGATGTTGCTGGATCTCTAGCTAAAGAGGAAAAACTGGTTTTAGAGCTTTCTTCCTTTCAATTACTAGGGATTGAGAAATTTAAGCCCAAAATCGCTGTTTTGTTAAATATATATGAAGCGCACATAGACTATCATAAAACATTTGACAACTATAGAAATGCCAAATATGCTCTTTTTAAGAACCAAACAAGTGAAGATTATCTGGTTTATAATGCTGATGATTCCAATGTGATGGATGGTGTAAAATATGCAAAATCCAAAAAGGTTCCATTTTCAGTGAATCGAAAATGCGAGGATGGAGCATGGATAGATGATGAAAATATCTACTTTAAAGATGAAAAAATTATGAATCGAAAATCGGTTGTACTGGTAGGTACGCATAATCTGGAGAATATTCTGGCAGCTGTTGCAGCAGCTAAGTTGAGCGGGGCTTCGAATAAGGGTATACAGGAAGTACTAGCAACGTTTTCGGGTGTAAAACACCGATTGCAATTTGTTGATAAATTAAACGGTCGATTTTTTTATAATGATTCAAAAGCAACGAATATATTAGCAACACAAAAAGCACTTTCCTCTTTTCATCAGCCAATCATTCTATTAGCGGGAGGGCTTGACCGCGGAAATGAATTTACTGATTTAATCCCTTTTCTCAAAAATGTCAAAGGATTGATAACGTTTGGAGAGACTGCCGATAAATGGAAAAGTTTAGCTGAAGGTATAGGTATCCCAGTGATTAAGAATGCCTCAGATGTAACAAGTGCAACATTGAAAGCCTATCAATTCTCAGAAGAAGGAGATGTAATTTTATTATCACCTGCCTGTGCGAGCTGGGATCAGTACAGAACATTTGAAGAGAGAGGTGACATGTTTATACAAGCTGTGCATACACTAATGTAG